From the Hymenobacter yonginensis genome, one window contains:
- a CDS encoding Imm51 family immunity protein, which translates to MPTTYPFQVADLADKAEPGRQERILVNLTNLEDYYNVFEKYGFSGSGASWAEHIETILEEHAPALLDHVELAGQGDIFLAFTDGPAATEQFLALIQPIFGDLGSLNKYLAQADPGDFFE; encoded by the coding sequence ATGCCTACTACCTACCCTTTCCAGGTGGCTGATTTAGCCGATAAGGCCGAGCCCGGCCGCCAGGAGCGCATCCTTGTGAACCTCACCAACCTGGAGGACTACTACAACGTGTTCGAGAAATACGGCTTCAGCGGCAGCGGAGCCAGCTGGGCCGAGCACATCGAAACCATCCTGGAGGAGCACGCCCCGGCCCTGCTCGACCACGTGGAGCTGGCCGGCCAGGGCGACATCTTTCTGGCCTTCACCGACGGCCCCGCCGCCACCGAGCAGTTCCTGGCCCTCATTCAGCCCATCTTCGGCGACCTGGGCAGCCTCAACAAATACCTCGCCCAGGCCGACCCGGGGGATTTTTTCGAGTAA
- a CDS encoding VWA domain-containing protein yields MTPATDNATRWKLVLGSEADAQNQITFDADYKGMDDVLTSLYDQSERKAGLGGSAPRVSRWLGDIRTYFPTDVVAVMQRDAMDRLGLHQLLLEPEILRTVQADVQLVGLLMSLSRVMPQKVKHTAREVVGRVVKELEQKLSNPLRQAVQGALSRAVRNPRPRYREIDWAATIRVNLKHYQPAQRTIVPERLVGFGRRGQALKEIVLCVDQSGSMASSVVYAGVFGAVLASIKAVKTHMVVFDTSVVNLSEDLQDPVDLLFGVQLGGGTDINLALGYCQQLITRPTDTILVLISDLYEGGNEQQMLKKAAALRAAGVTVVALLALSDDGAPSFDRRVAEQLAALDIPSFACTPHQFPGLMAAAIQGGKLQV; encoded by the coding sequence ATGACACCCGCCACCGACAACGCCACCCGCTGGAAGCTCGTGCTCGGCTCCGAGGCCGACGCCCAGAACCAGATTACCTTCGATGCCGATTACAAAGGCATGGACGACGTGCTGACCTCGCTATATGACCAGTCGGAGCGCAAGGCCGGGCTGGGCGGCTCCGCGCCGCGCGTGAGCCGCTGGCTGGGCGACATCCGCACCTACTTCCCCACCGACGTGGTGGCCGTGATGCAGCGCGACGCCATGGACCGCCTGGGGCTGCACCAACTGCTGCTGGAGCCCGAGATTCTGCGCACAGTGCAGGCCGATGTGCAGCTGGTGGGCCTGCTCATGTCGTTGAGCCGGGTGATGCCCCAGAAGGTGAAGCACACCGCCCGCGAGGTGGTGGGCCGGGTGGTGAAGGAGCTGGAGCAGAAACTCTCGAACCCGCTGCGGCAGGCCGTGCAGGGCGCCCTGAGCCGGGCCGTGCGCAACCCCCGCCCCCGCTACCGCGAAATCGACTGGGCCGCCACCATTCGCGTCAACCTGAAGCACTACCAGCCGGCCCAGCGCACCATCGTGCCCGAGCGGCTGGTGGGCTTCGGGCGGCGCGGGCAGGCGCTCAAGGAAATTGTGCTGTGCGTGGACCAGAGCGGGTCCATGGCCTCCTCGGTGGTGTACGCGGGCGTATTCGGAGCGGTGCTGGCCTCCATCAAGGCCGTGAAAACGCACATGGTGGTGTTTGACACTAGCGTGGTAAACCTTTCCGAGGATCTGCAGGACCCGGTGGACCTGCTGTTTGGGGTGCAGCTAGGCGGCGGTACCGATATCAACCTGGCCCTGGGCTACTGCCAGCAGCTCATCACCCGCCCCACCGACACCATTCTGGTGCTCATCAGCGACCTGTACGAGGGCGGCAACGAGCAGCAGATGCTCAAAAAAGCTGCCGCCCTGCGCGCCGCCGGCGTTACAGTCGTAGCCCTGCTGGCCCTCTCCGACGACGGCGCCCCCAGCTTCGATAGGCGCGTGGCCGAGCAGCTGGCCGCCCTCGATATTCCCTCCTTCGCCTGCACCCCGCACCAGTTCCCGGGCCTGATGGCGGCCGCCATTCAGGGCGGCAAGCTGCAGGTGTAG
- a CDS encoding VOC family protein, which produces MPIPAIRSLRPFIGSRDFTESRRFYQAWGFTEVALSPAMSLFTLAGVSFYLQDYYAAEWVDNTMLFLEVENVEQYWPQLEALDLPGQFPGVRVLPIRQEAWGREGFVHDPAGVLWHIGEFNNG; this is translated from the coding sequence ATGCCCATTCCAGCCATTCGCTCCCTCCGCCCCTTCATTGGCTCCCGCGACTTCACCGAGTCGCGCCGCTTCTACCAGGCCTGGGGCTTCACCGAGGTGGCGTTGTCGCCGGCCATGTCGTTGTTTACCCTTGCGGGCGTGAGCTTTTACCTGCAGGACTATTACGCGGCAGAATGGGTAGACAACACCATGCTGTTTCTGGAAGTGGAGAATGTGGAGCAGTACTGGCCACAGTTGGAGGCCCTGGACCTGCCCGGCCAATTTCCGGGTGTGCGGGTGCTGCCCATCCGGCAGGAGGCCTGGGGCCGGGAAGGCTTCGTGCACGACCCCGCCGGCGTGCTCTGGCACATCGGGGAATTCAATAACGGCTAA
- a CDS encoding DUF1810 domain-containing protein, producing the protein MPANIQRFLDAQQRDYATALSEIRAGRKRSHWVWYIFPQLQGLGYSETARFYAIQSRQEAEAYLHHPVLGPRMREISAVLLMLDGTDATRIMGSPDDLKLRSSMTLFAALEGADPVFQQVLDKFFGGEPDEKTLQILQQNP; encoded by the coding sequence ATGCCAGCCAACATCCAACGCTTCCTCGACGCCCAGCAGCGCGACTACGCCACGGCCCTTTCAGAAATCCGGGCCGGGCGCAAGCGTAGCCATTGGGTGTGGTACATCTTCCCCCAGCTGCAGGGCCTGGGCTACAGCGAAACGGCCCGGTTCTACGCCATCCAGAGCCGGCAGGAAGCCGAGGCCTACCTGCACCACCCAGTGCTGGGCCCGCGCATGCGGGAAATCAGCGCGGTCCTGCTGATGCTGGACGGCACCGATGCCACCCGCATCATGGGCAGCCCCGATGACCTGAAGCTCCGGTCCAGCATGACGCTGTTTGCCGCGCTGGAAGGTGCCGACCCGGTTTTTCAGCAGGTACTGGATAAATTCTTCGGCGGCGAGCCGGACGAGAAGACGTTGCAGATTCTGCAGCAGAACCCGTAG
- the mgrA gene encoding L-glyceraldehyde 3-phosphate reductase, translating into MPYQPSPGRYAAMPYRRCGRNGLKLPAVSLGLWHNFGDVDVLQNFRAILHRAFDSGVTHFDLANNYGPPPGSAETNFGRILKEDFRGYRDELVISTKAGYHMWEGPYGEWGSRKYLISSLDQSLRRMKLDYVDIFYSHRPDPETPLEETMAALDHVVRQGKALYVGISNYAPREAAEAIRILRELGTPCLIHQPKYSMFERGPENGLLDLLGQEGVGCIPFSPLAQGLLTNKYLHGIPEDSRVAKGVGFLTENQLTEARLTQIRQLNDLAQERNQSLAQLALSWILRDERITSVLIGASKPDQLTDSLRCLENLQFSPEELARIEEVLKA; encoded by the coding sequence ATGCCCTACCAACCCAGCCCCGGCCGCTACGCCGCTATGCCCTACCGCCGCTGCGGCCGCAACGGCCTGAAACTGCCGGCCGTCTCGCTCGGCCTCTGGCACAACTTCGGCGACGTGGACGTGCTCCAGAACTTCCGCGCCATCCTGCACCGGGCCTTCGACTCGGGCGTCACGCATTTCGACCTGGCCAACAACTACGGCCCGCCGCCCGGCTCAGCCGAAACCAACTTTGGCCGCATTCTGAAAGAAGATTTCCGTGGCTACCGCGACGAGCTGGTGATTTCCACCAAGGCCGGCTACCACATGTGGGAAGGACCCTATGGCGAGTGGGGCTCCCGCAAATACCTCATCTCCAGCCTCGACCAGAGCCTGCGCCGCATGAAGCTGGACTACGTGGACATCTTCTACTCGCACCGCCCCGACCCCGAAACGCCCCTGGAAGAAACCATGGCCGCTCTTGACCACGTGGTGCGCCAGGGGAAGGCCCTGTACGTGGGCATTAGCAACTACGCGCCCCGGGAGGCGGCCGAGGCCATTCGCATCCTGCGCGAGCTGGGCACGCCCTGCCTGATTCATCAGCCTAAATACTCGATGTTTGAGCGCGGCCCGGAAAACGGTCTGCTAGACCTGCTGGGTCAGGAAGGCGTGGGCTGCATCCCGTTTTCGCCCCTGGCTCAGGGCCTGCTTACCAACAAATACCTGCACGGCATCCCCGAGGACTCGCGGGTAGCCAAGGGCGTGGGCTTCCTCACCGAAAACCAGCTGACCGAAGCCCGCCTCACGCAAATCCGCCAGCTCAACGACCTGGCCCAGGAGCGCAACCAGAGCCTGGCCCAGCTGGCCCTGAGCTGGATTCTGCGCGACGAGCGTATTACCTCTGTGCTCATCGGCGCCAGCAAACCCGATCAGCTCACCGACTCGCTGCGCTGCCTGGAAAACCTGCAGTTCAGCCCCGAGGAACTGGCGCGGATTGAGGAAGTGCTGAAAGCGTAA
- a CDS encoding DUF5691 domain-containing protein: MPDALPPSAPHLRPAADWQQLQRVALLGTRQSTETLPAVPGCAAPAESADHREQQVLLLAGVLSTVRKAGFRPPRAGADAPETSRPTPATTFSEERTAAATEAAPAPADSGPAHRPSTAAVAGSETAAPLGPQGAQLLQLMLEGTEAGSLYGFLEDMHRHQRRVPPRLLVGLLEATRTRRELHGPASQVLGRRGEWLAAQNPAWQPVLLAGATAPDPATWETGTLAERRTYLYLLRDTDPTEARTLLAATLPQEPARTQAELIQTLAQNPDPADAPLLEQYLTAKSKEVRQAVRPLLARLPDSPLLARLWQRAEPLVRLKTGLLSKKLLVELPPADWDKTWLPDGIEQKDSRFQGERAALLGQVLALLPPARWAAHWQLAPRKLLELAAATEWAGLLLTAWAEAAVLHQDAEWAGALLAWFYEKPRPLPATLPTGGLVWQLTPEQAADLLLPLINATPHFSAEVGWLSLLQLAPGPWPERLTRRVVEVLRDTLSKPVELYRIQYAAGQLLEHMARAVPAAQYRLCAEPLQPLLQDVPYLHNSLARLLNTLHFRQQLAEVLLE; this comes from the coding sequence ATGCCCGACGCCCTGCCCCCTTCCGCCCCCCACCTGCGTCCCGCCGCCGACTGGCAGCAGCTCCAGCGCGTGGCCCTACTGGGCACCCGCCAGAGCACCGAAACCCTGCCCGCCGTGCCCGGCTGCGCCGCGCCTGCCGAATCTGCTGACCACCGCGAGCAGCAGGTGCTGCTGCTGGCCGGGGTGTTGAGTACCGTGCGCAAAGCCGGCTTCCGCCCCCCGCGGGCCGGGGCCGATGCGCCGGAAACCTCCCGGCCCACCCCGGCAACGACATTCTCTGAAGAGAGAACTGCGGCGGCCACCGAAGCCGCGCCGGCCCCTGCTGATTCCGGCCCAGCCCACCGGCCAAGCACGGCGGCAGTTGCCGGGTCCGAAACGGCTGCGCCGCTGGGGCCGCAGGGTGCGCAGCTGCTGCAGCTGATGCTGGAAGGCACCGAGGCCGGCTCGCTCTACGGCTTTCTGGAAGATATGCACCGGCACCAGCGGCGGGTGCCGCCACGGCTGCTGGTGGGCCTGCTGGAAGCTACGCGCACCCGCCGGGAGCTGCACGGCCCCGCCTCCCAGGTACTGGGCCGGCGGGGCGAGTGGCTGGCCGCCCAGAACCCGGCCTGGCAGCCCGTGCTGCTGGCCGGCGCTACTGCTCCCGACCCAGCCACCTGGGAAACCGGCACCCTGGCCGAGCGCCGCACCTACCTCTACCTGCTGCGCGACACCGACCCCACCGAGGCCCGGACGCTGCTGGCCGCTACCCTGCCCCAGGAGCCCGCCCGCACCCAAGCCGAGCTGATCCAGACCCTCGCCCAAAACCCCGACCCCGCCGACGCACCCCTGCTGGAGCAGTACCTGACGGCCAAAAGCAAGGAGGTGCGGCAGGCCGTCCGGCCGCTGCTGGCCCGCCTGCCCGATAGTCCGCTGCTGGCGCGGCTGTGGCAGCGGGCCGAGCCCCTGGTGCGCCTCAAAACCGGCCTGCTCAGCAAAAAGCTGCTTGTGGAGCTGCCCCCGGCCGACTGGGACAAAACCTGGCTCCCCGACGGTATCGAGCAGAAGGACAGCCGGTTTCAGGGCGAGCGGGCCGCGCTATTGGGGCAGGTGCTAGCCCTGCTGCCGCCGGCCCGCTGGGCTGCGCACTGGCAGCTGGCGCCCCGCAAGCTGCTGGAGCTGGCCGCCGCCACCGAGTGGGCCGGGCTGCTGCTCACGGCCTGGGCCGAAGCCGCCGTGCTCCACCAGGACGCCGAGTGGGCCGGGGCCCTGCTGGCTTGGTTCTACGAGAAGCCCCGCCCCCTGCCCGCCACCCTGCCCACCGGCGGCCTGGTGTGGCAGCTCACGCCGGAGCAGGCCGCCGACCTGCTGCTGCCCCTCATCAACGCCACGCCTCATTTCAGCGCCGAGGTGGGCTGGCTGTCGCTGCTGCAGCTGGCCCCCGGCCCCTGGCCCGAGCGCCTCACCCGCCGGGTGGTGGAGGTGCTGCGCGATACTCTCAGCAAGCCCGTGGAGCTGTACCGCATCCAGTATGCGGCCGGGCAGCTGCTCGAGCACATGGCCCGCGCGGTGCCCGCCGCCCAGTACCGCCTCTGCGCCGAGCCCCTGCAGCCCCTGCTCCAGGACGTGCCCTACCTGCACAACAGCCTCGCCCGCCTACTTAACACCCTGCACTTCCGCCAGCAGCTCGCCGAGGTACTACTCGAATGA
- a CDS encoding DUF5682 family protein yields MPTDLRLFGIRHHGPGSAASLVHALDAYQPDVVLLECPADAEAALAAALHPEMVPPVALLVYNPKQHQQASFLPFAEFSPEWQALHWCHRHGAHLRCFDLPMALRFGMPDEVPDVTSPPLAPSEPVLEADFNSTTEAPEQDVEPGLEARSPSLPERGLGGEAPDQDSAAEATRDPISYLAELDGYADGERWWELRLEHAPGHADTFAVVLDLMTALREELNLPETEETLLREAFMRETLRATLRQGYQRVAVVCGAWHAPVLRPELLKKEDKARLKGLKKVATAATWIPWTFERLSTASGYGAGVGSPAWYELLFTTPRAEVVTHWMVRAARLLRSRDLDASAAHAIEGVRLAHTLAAVRGRELPGIEELQEAAVAILGGGYPETLELVQRELVVGERLGAVPPEQPATPLQQDVQLQQKATRLKPEATARTLDLDLRKELDLSRSHLLHRLRLLDIRWGQPRRAHGKAGTFHELWELQWQPEYALQVLDAGRWGNTVLAAAAARAASRAAEAPDLEAVSQLLEEALQADLGPAIGALVARLETLSAGTRDVTHLLAALPPLVNVLRYGNVRRTETAQVATVVHHLVPRLCIGLPPACTGLDYDAARQLLPRLEGSHQAIRLLQDEAQETDWYAALAVVLRNPASSGLLAGAAGRLLFDAHRLSPEEAATALGLALSPAQPTSYATAWLEGFLSGSALLLLHHRPLFDLLNDWLGTLPEDTFREIVPLLRRAFTDFSLPERRQLLDLARQDAQPALAAAEEDFDLERGLRVLPGLRELLGY; encoded by the coding sequence ATGCCCACCGACCTCCGCCTTTTCGGTATCCGCCACCACGGGCCCGGCAGCGCCGCCAGCCTCGTGCACGCCCTCGACGCCTACCAGCCCGATGTGGTGCTGCTGGAGTGCCCCGCCGATGCGGAGGCCGCGCTGGCCGCCGCCCTGCACCCGGAGATGGTTCCGCCGGTGGCCCTGCTTGTGTACAACCCCAAGCAGCACCAGCAGGCCTCGTTTCTGCCCTTCGCCGAGTTTTCGCCCGAGTGGCAGGCCCTCCACTGGTGCCACCGCCACGGCGCCCACCTGCGCTGCTTCGACCTGCCCATGGCCCTGCGCTTCGGGATGCCGGATGAAGTGCCTGACGTTACGTCTCCCCCCTTGGCCCCCTCGGAACCAGTTCTGGAAGCTGACTTCAACTCAACCACAGAAGCGCCAGAACAGGATGTAGAGCCAGGATTAGAAGCTCGTTCCCCCTCTCTACCGGAGAGGGGGTTAGGGGGTGAGGCACCGGATCAGGACTCAGCGGCTGAGGCCACCCGGGACCCCATCTCCTACCTGGCCGAACTCGACGGCTACGCCGACGGGGAGCGGTGGTGGGAGCTGCGCCTGGAACACGCCCCCGGCCACGCCGACACGTTTGCCGTGGTGCTGGACCTGATGACGGCCCTGCGCGAAGAGCTGAACCTGCCCGAAACCGAGGAAACCCTGCTGCGCGAGGCCTTCATGCGCGAAACACTGCGCGCCACCCTGCGCCAGGGCTACCAGCGCGTGGCGGTGGTGTGCGGGGCCTGGCACGCCCCGGTGCTGCGGCCCGAGCTGCTCAAGAAAGAAGACAAAGCCCGCCTCAAGGGCCTGAAAAAAGTAGCCACCGCCGCCACCTGGATTCCGTGGACGTTTGAGCGCCTGTCTACCGCCTCGGGCTACGGGGCGGGAGTGGGCTCGCCGGCCTGGTACGAGCTGCTGTTTACCACGCCCCGCGCCGAGGTGGTCACGCACTGGATGGTGCGCGCCGCCCGCCTGCTCCGCTCCCGCGACCTGGACGCCTCCGCCGCCCACGCCATCGAGGGCGTGCGCCTGGCCCACACCCTGGCCGCCGTGCGTGGCCGCGAGCTGCCGGGCATCGAGGAGCTGCAGGAAGCCGCCGTGGCCATCCTGGGCGGAGGCTACCCCGAAACCCTGGAGCTGGTGCAGCGCGAGCTGGTGGTGGGCGAGCGGCTGGGCGCGGTGCCGCCCGAGCAGCCCGCCACGCCGTTGCAGCAGGACGTGCAGCTGCAGCAAAAAGCCACCCGCCTCAAGCCTGAAGCCACCGCCCGCACCCTCGACCTGGATTTGCGCAAGGAGCTGGACCTAAGCCGCAGCCACCTGCTGCACCGCCTGCGCCTGCTCGACATCCGCTGGGGCCAGCCGCGCCGGGCTCACGGCAAGGCCGGCACCTTCCACGAGCTATGGGAGCTGCAGTGGCAGCCCGAGTACGCCCTGCAGGTGCTCGACGCGGGCCGCTGGGGCAACACCGTGCTGGCCGCCGCCGCCGCCCGGGCCGCCAGCCGCGCCGCCGAGGCCCCCGACTTGGAAGCCGTGAGCCAGCTGCTGGAAGAAGCCCTGCAGGCCGACCTCGGCCCGGCCATCGGGGCGCTGGTGGCCCGGCTCGAAACCCTCTCGGCCGGCACCCGCGACGTGACGCACCTGCTGGCGGCCCTGCCCCCGCTGGTGAACGTGCTGCGCTACGGCAACGTGCGCCGCACCGAAACCGCCCAGGTAGCCACCGTGGTGCACCACCTGGTGCCGCGCCTGTGCATCGGCCTGCCGCCGGCCTGCACCGGCCTCGACTATGATGCGGCCCGCCAGCTGCTGCCCCGCCTCGAAGGCAGCCACCAGGCCATCCGGCTGCTGCAGGACGAAGCCCAGGAAACCGATTGGTACGCGGCCCTGGCCGTGGTGCTGCGCAACCCGGCCTCGTCGGGGCTGCTGGCCGGGGCGGCGGGGCGGCTGTTGTTTGATGCCCACCGCCTCAGCCCGGAGGAAGCCGCCACGGCTCTGGGCCTGGCCCTCTCGCCGGCCCAGCCTACCAGCTACGCCACGGCTTGGCTGGAAGGCTTCCTCAGCGGCAGCGCCCTGCTGCTGCTCCACCACCGCCCCCTCTTCGACCTGCTCAATGACTGGCTGGGCACGCTGCCCGAAGACACCTTCCGCGAAATCGTGCCCCTGCTGCGCCGCGCCTTCACCGATTTCAGCCTGCCCGAACGCCGCCAGCTCCTCGACCTCGCCCGGCAAGACGCCCAGCCGGCCCTGGCCGCAGCGGAGGAAGATTTCGACCTGGAACGGGGCCTGCGGGTACTACCGGGCCTGCGGGAGCTGCTGGGCTATTGA
- a CDS encoding cupin domain-containing protein: MTAQEIIQHLHLTPHPEGGYYRETYRATDTLTTAAGHTRSVSTAIYYLLENEDKSHFHRIKSDELWFFHQGQALEIILLTPGQPTRLTLGPDFAAGELPQAVIPAGVWFAAQVKHRPGYGLVSCTVAPGFDFADFELAERAALLREFPQAANVVEQFTKATQENT, from the coding sequence ATGACCGCCCAGGAAATCATCCAGCACCTGCACCTAACGCCCCACCCCGAGGGCGGCTACTACCGCGAAACCTACCGCGCCACCGACACGCTGACCACCGCCGCGGGCCACACCCGCAGCGTGAGCACGGCCATTTACTACCTGCTCGAAAACGAGGACAAGTCGCACTTTCACCGCATCAAGTCCGATGAGCTATGGTTTTTCCACCAGGGGCAGGCGCTGGAAATCATCCTGCTCACGCCCGGCCAGCCCACCCGCCTCACCCTCGGCCCCGACTTCGCCGCGGGCGAGCTGCCCCAGGCCGTTATTCCGGCGGGCGTGTGGTTTGCGGCGCAGGTAAAGCACCGCCCCGGCTACGGCCTTGTTAGCTGCACCGTAGCCCCCGGCTTCGATTTCGCGGATTTTGAGCTGGCTGAGCGGGCAGCGCTGCTGCGGGAGTTTCCGCAGGCGGCGAACGTGGTGGAGCAGTTTACGAAGGCGACACAGGAGAATACTTGA
- a CDS encoding ATP-binding protein, translating into MPTTPETAVLRPHAEDVYAEELAALRAADHDRPKPPNWHLSPWATVTYLLGGKLDNGFEIEPKYIGQRRLMEIAVATLATDRALLLLGVPGTAKSWVSEHLTAAISGRSDLLVQGTAGTSEDAIRYSWNYARLIAEGPSLGALVPSPLFKGMQEGRLVRLEELTRIPSDVQDTLITMLSEKVLPIPELSTEVQAVSGFNVIATANDRDKGVNELSSALRRRFNTVVLPLPTSAEEEVRIVQTRVEKQGKALQLPAEAPALEQISRLVTIFRELRSGVTENGKTKLKSPSGTLSTGEAISVMNSGLALAAYFGDGSLRAHDLAASLTGAVLKDPVQDRTVWLEYLETVVKERDGWKDLYRACREVVE; encoded by the coding sequence ATGCCTACCACGCCCGAAACCGCCGTCCTGCGCCCGCACGCCGAGGATGTGTACGCCGAAGAGCTGGCCGCTCTGCGCGCCGCCGACCACGACCGGCCCAAACCCCCGAACTGGCACCTCTCGCCCTGGGCCACCGTCACCTACCTGCTGGGCGGCAAGCTGGATAACGGGTTTGAAATCGAGCCCAAGTACATCGGGCAGCGGCGGCTGATGGAAATTGCGGTGGCCACCCTGGCTACCGACCGCGCCCTGCTGCTGCTGGGCGTGCCGGGCACGGCCAAAAGCTGGGTATCGGAGCACCTGACGGCGGCCATCAGCGGCCGGTCGGACTTGCTGGTGCAGGGCACGGCGGGCACCTCCGAGGACGCCATCCGCTACTCCTGGAACTACGCCCGCCTCATTGCCGAAGGGCCTTCTTTGGGCGCGCTGGTGCCCTCGCCCCTGTTCAAAGGCATGCAGGAAGGCCGCCTGGTGCGCCTCGAGGAGCTCACCCGCATCCCCTCCGACGTGCAGGATACGCTCATCACCATGCTCTCCGAAAAAGTGCTGCCCATCCCGGAGCTTTCCACCGAGGTACAGGCCGTGAGCGGCTTCAACGTCATTGCCACCGCCAACGACCGGGACAAGGGCGTGAACGAGCTAAGCAGCGCGCTGCGCCGCCGCTTCAACACCGTCGTACTGCCCCTGCCGACCTCCGCGGAGGAGGAAGTGCGCATCGTGCAGACGCGGGTGGAAAAGCAGGGCAAGGCGCTGCAGCTACCCGCCGAAGCCCCGGCCCTGGAGCAAATCAGCCGCCTCGTGACCATCTTCCGAGAGTTGCGCTCGGGCGTGACGGAGAACGGCAAAACCAAGCTTAAAAGCCCCAGCGGCACGCTCAGCACCGGCGAGGCCATTTCGGTGATGAACAGCGGCCTGGCCCTGGCCGCCTACTTCGGCGACGGCAGCCTCCGCGCCCACGACCTGGCCGCCAGCCTCACCGGCGCCGTGCTCAAAGACCCCGTGCAGGACCGCACCGTCTGGCTCGAATACCTCGAAACCGTGGTAAAAGAGCGGGACGGCTGGAAAGACCTCTACCGCGCCTGCCGGGAGGTGGTGGAGTAG